The DNA sequence aactgcaaatgtaACTGTTTAAGTAGCATTAAAtgcttatttttattactttaaatGTCCTGATTTGAAATTCTCAATTCTTTTCGCTCCCAGTTGTGATTTCTggcaaaactgtaaaagcaagTGTTTCTCATGCAGCATTAACAGCTTATTTTTATCACTTGAAATTTGAAATCCTCACTTCTTTTTGCTCTTCCAGGTCCGATACGTGTCTGATTTCTTCAAGCAGCGTCCTCCACGCTGCACGCGACCCGACGCGGCAGAGATCGAACACCTTGAATGCAAACCGAGGCCGCAGCCTTCAGACTCACGGCAGGAAAACCACTACAACTGCTCTGGAACTGTATGAGCTCCTCACCACAGCTACTCTCACTAACCCGGGCTGACAGTCTCTTAACAGCAGCTCCGTTACCAAAGGACTTgtacagtacaaaaaaaaaagaaaaaagaaaacacagcgcAGTCCACAACTATTTTACAACTATGAAAACTTGGGATTCCCAAAACCTGTTGGAACAGAAGCCCGACCGCCTGCATGTCTTTCagtttgggtgtgtgtgttgcaaAAATATGCCTGATTTATGgtggggtgttttttttgtttgttttttttttttgtacgtGTGTGTTGGTATGTGCAATGATTCTAACAATGTCTTTTTCTTAATTGTCTCCTGCCAGACGagtaaaacagatttgtgtGGGATGATTCATGCTGTGAGTTGAGCTGAAAAGTGACTGACTGCTaaagaaatctgtcaaatttcAAAAAACCCAATCTGAGAGACAAAAACTTTCCACTTCGTTACAGTCCGATAAGACTGTTGCTATGTTATCTACACTGGAGCTAGATTGTATCTGCCTGTCCCTGACACTTACTTGTCACGTTTTCTCTGCAGatatctgtattttactgtcttCAGAAGAAGTGTAACGACAAACTCCTTCCACTGATATTTAGTATACTTACATGATAATGTATAGtgctaacatttttattttgttaataacTACTTTATCTAATAAATTGTGTAgctttttaagaatttattaccACTGATTTGCTGTGACATTACAGTGAAAGCTTCTGCGCTGGCGACATTTTTCcgcctgtttttattttgtcgaGACAAACTTTACCTTTTAAAGATTGGAACAGGACAAATAGAGACATTACTGGGACAAAGTCATCCCATAAACTCAGTATTTTCAGTTTCCTTGCACCTCCAATGCTTCTGGAACCATTTCAAGTCGAACACAAAGTAAATACACCTTCATGAACCTCTTCCTTCCTTTATTATAACACTGTGTAATCCATTGTGAAACTGTACAGAatgtaatcatttttttccttctgtcagttgttttttttgttagcaGTTTTTCCATAAATATTAGCCAGCATGCTCGGCGTCTGTGTTCTTACTTCAAGAAATGTGAAGGAATCATTTGCTGTGACTGTTGGGAAGGGAatgctttagatttttttgtattcatggAGCTATTCTCTGCTGTGTTCTTATTGAAAACAGTACAACACGGCGACGTAGGGTTCAAGTCTGAACCTGCTGCTGACGGTTGTGGGATTCCTCACTGCCAGAGGAATGGGGCTGTTGGCCGACATGACAAGTGTTTATCACAAAAGGTGGGAAGGTAAGTATTATCCTCATTACAGAAGGAATGTTATTACAGAGTCACACCAAGCTCTACTGAAAATAAGGTCATCTGACTCAAATTACAAAACAGGTCTCAGTTACCTTTACTGACAGGTTGTCTTTCAGATAGTCCTCATTTTCTGAGGTTTCAAATCTTTTTCTAGAGAAGCAACGTTGTGACTCTGGACAGTCTGCAGAACATGTTATTGTTAGGCAGATCAGTTGAGCGGATAGTCACTCTGCTACAAGTCCAAAAAGACTAAATCTAGAGATGGAGTCCATGGAAGCCAGTCCAGAGACTTACTTTGCGGTTAATTTCAGGGTTTGTACACATGTACATGGGAGTTTTTTCAATCTTTTCACTCTTTCATCCACATGCAAACCcagttttaggtcactgaaaaTTGACCTTTTGGAAAACTTTCAAGTGAAGTTTCAGAAACTCAGTTTGTGGTGTACACTATAAAGACTGGGTTTTTGGTTTGCGATGTAATCTTTCATTTACATGAGGAGATTTGGATGTAGTGGTGGACTTGGTCAAAATAATGCCAGTGCTAAACTTGCTAACAGGACTTTTCACGTCATAGAGTTACTCTTGCACTTTATTGAGGAACCGAGGTTTCAGAATCAGTCTGCACATGTTTTCCCCCTTCTTTTGATGTGCTATTGTTGATAGCCTTCTGAAAAAAGAACAGTCCTGGAACTTTTCGATCAAACCCATCAGCAACAACATTGAaaacactgacagctgaagtgaaTAGCATTgataatttgtggaatttcaatgttctgctgggaaaccttgggccatggcatttatgtggatgtCACTTTTACACATACCACCCACTTAAACATTGTTCAACACCAAGCACACCCCTGATGGCACTAACCAACAACAGCAGCCTCCTCCAACAACACGTGTCCTACCAcactaaaaaaaacttctcagaaatggcttgaggaacatgacaaagaaccCAAGATATTGActcagcctccaaactccccagatcccaatcaGATCAAACGTTCAAGAGATGTGCCggaacaagtctgatccatggagaaCCAAGGGATCCACTGCCAATTTCTCAGtaccagacaccacaggacacctctAGAGGTCCTGTGTCAATGCCCCAATGGTTCACATTGTTAGATTtgttgttagtttgtgtgttttagtggcAAAAGGGCGACTGACACATAATTAGGggtgtgattttaatgttgtggctgctcTGTGGAATGGGCCTTAGTCTTCCTTAGTATGTCAACTGGACATTTTAGAGATCCTCATGAAAAAGGTTTGCATGTTATGTtcaatatttttgcaaaaagaCAATACCAGCTGatcttattgttttgttttttttgttgtatcgCTCAGCATTAGTACTCAACTAAAAATCAAAGGTCTTTCGGTCATCCATGGTCAAGTAAATGGCGTCCATCTTACAACAACGGGAAAATAAAAGACTTTGTATTCAGTGgtacaaaagtaactttgtgcaaaaaaattaaatgtgaaaatgcatcttaaaagagcatttcctatttcagtgacagacgtatggcacaaatattgaccaaactgtcaaaaatgaatacaggTGAAGGAGGTCATCCCTCACTTGTGATTTCAATTgcaacccagattcttcctcgtctggcctacagaaaacctacccaggaattaatCTGCTTCTTAAACTCTACTTTCCACCATAATCTACTATATACCATAATAAAATCCATTTGAGAATTATGTATCGACAGCTAAGAGAGCAGTATTTTTATGCAAGAATTGTAGCAGTTTAATTTTACTGTGAGCACCAAAACAAAATCTGATCTGTTTAAGCTTTAATAAAATATCCATTAATGTCACCAGTAACAACTGTTTACGTATGATTAAATGCCAAAATAGCTGTTGTGAAAAGGTCCATTACCTGCGATTTGGCAACAAGCAGTGAGCATAACAGTGAGCTACTAATTCATTAAATTGAAACAGAAAACTGTCCATTTACGCATCCAGCTGTTACAAATCAACAGCAGCAGTCATTTGCCACCTGATGTGTTTCAGTAAAATAGTCACTTTACTTTCAGCTGTGTTTGGGCCTTAACTATTGAGGGCTGCATCTTACTGCAAAACGGTAACTTTGTCTGTTGTGCCGGAAGCATATAGTTGGATTTTAGAGCTTCTTTTTCTGCAAACAAGAAGGACAAGTGCAATGAAAATGAACCATTTggtaatatttaatataaaagtAATGATTAGCGCAGCTTTAATGTGCCAAGGTTAGTGTCACATGCCAACTCATCCCGTGAGATGTTACTAATCCGACTGGAATTCGAGTCAGATATTACTCGCAAACTTTTATGCAAGTGAACTAGGAGTGTCAAAACTCATGCCACAAAAATTTTGTCCAGCTGGAGAGGAGAAcagaaaactaaatgtttaatcGGGCTCGCAAAAGTTGCAGTTTTCGATGTTCTTCAAACTGTTCTTTTCCCCCACATGCACCACAACCAAACACAAATAACCACTCTCAATCACATCTTTTATTTGTAAGGCACCAGAGAAGCTTCCTTACTGCTAAAAGGTTGATTCATTCTCATTAGAGTACACAGTTGCTTGTTTACatctttgttcagttttttttgttttgttttgttttttttgccccaggtattttttttaaaatgagaccgTGTTCATAAACACATTTAACTGTTTTTCGTTTGCACAAAAAAGgataaaacatttacaaaccTAGAAAACAATGTTAAGTGTTACAGCCTACTGAGAGAATGAAttggagagaaaaaacaggaaaaaacgaCATGGTATACAACATTGTGCCTCTCTTACTGTAGGCTTGTAATGCACACATACAACACCAAAGTCTTCCatgatacacacacattaaaaagcagctttgaaacatacaaaaatgctttaaaaaatatgtatattgaTATATTCATATGTATACAAATTGGCCCttcacagcaaaacaaacacacataccaTTCACATGTCTGAGTTTTGCCAAAGGAGGTTTTTTTCTATAGAGACCGACGTCAGTATAAAGAGTGCAAATGACTAACTGATCTGTTCTCGCGCTCGATATATTAAAGTCAGAATCTCTAGGGAGGGAAACTCTTCAGCTCCCCAACACTAGcacagacaggaagaagaaaaacagaagagcatTGAGCCACAACTTAAGtgcttttcaaattaaaatgcagaGGAAAGGTTTAAGCTCTGATTTCGGACTTGCTCAGACGTTAAAGGTTAAGTTGCCAAAGCTCTGGAGCAGGCTACAGGGGAGTGACGTCTGCGGTGTACCTGTGGTCGGCCCGTagcaggaaatgaaaaagggaagagagaaaacaatgaaGCCATTGTGAGCTTTAGGATGCTTTGCATTCACCTGCATTAGCATTAATAATCGGTGAAAGAGCGCTGCTGCCCTCTGCTGCctaaatgaggacatttctcaACCATCAGCTGTGTCCCACTTCCAGACTAACTGCAAGCATTATGAATACAGCTTTTGCAGGTGGTAGACAAGAAATCCTCAACAGTTTTATACTAAATAAAACATCTAACCCACTAGATGTCAGTTCAACAGTGACTTTTTAATGCAACTGCAAATTTAAAGGCACTACGTGTAAGAATGTGAAGCAATTTATATGTAATAATCCCTTTTGTATTCACTGATGTGGCAACacagtaacttaaaaaaaaggagACCTTCCTCGGCTGTCTAAGTGGAGGTCAGCGGATGAATTTTCCGAGGAAAACCAAAGGATGGGATGTTTATGCTCACTCGTGAGTGCGTTGCCTCAGTGCTGTTCTTCCTCTCCCCCCAATGCCAACAGTGTGCAACACAACCTAGCGCTGACTTGGAAGTAGACTCTGCTAACATCAACAAAGGACTGGCTCCCAGCACAACACAGATTCCAGCGTAAACTccacaaaggaacaaaaaactTTTATCTAGGGAAGCCCGTCTGGCCAAATGGGAGTGTGACCGATGTCGAGGGAAAACTAGGGTCAACACTGGCAGGGCGTCTGAttcatgaaaagacacaacaggGTAAAGACATAACCGTAGTTAAATAATGGCTATCCGTGTCATTAATAATGGTTTTCTGAATGTTACCCAGAAAACCTTTAACTTAAGAGATGGAAATATGTATGTGTTCaacaatttgtttttcttttctccagcTGTAAACGGCTGCTGCATTTTCTGCATGTACTGCACTGTGGGAGATCAGAAATAACCAACAAAACCTTCAAAAATCAAGCAGGCTGTATTGAGTATACTTCATTTTTTCACTTCTCCAGTCTGAGCACTCTACAAATGGTAAACTGGTGTCCTGAACCCTTATTATGCACAAAGCATGTTTTGAGTTTGAGCCTGTTTTCAGACTTTTAAATCTCTACTTAGACCTCCAGTTAAGTTACATTAGTATAGTTTTATATTGAGCTATATTAGGcctaaaaaagtgaaaaatcttTATGCTCAAATGGAGCTGAGAAATATGgctaaatatagaaaaatagcTATTGTCCAATACTAACATTGATATGGTGACTGTATGCAAAAATCACATATAccgtaaaaaaacaacaaccccgATATTACTGTTGAACATTCCATGAGATCCAATGTGttatatgtaaaaaataaactataaatgacggatacatttgtaaaacaataGCATACTGATATCATGAAATATAACAATATAGAATGTATGAATATGAGAGAATATGAGCCACACGGTTAAGGTGTTTATGATGCAACTGCAACGTCTGCGTCCGTATTGTCCTAAGGTGATAAAGTACAGGTGAAATAGCAAAATTACTGTCAAGCCCTGAGCTTAATTCATCAGGATTCAGACTGAAGTGTTGATTTTTCAGTCGTATGGCAGACACTACTGTCCTACAACGCAGCGCGCAAAGGAAACATGGCAGCTGGTAACAGGTGGATATAAAGATGATGGTGAGAAGGCTCAGAACAAAATATGTTATTTCCTATTAGAACACAACAGTACATTACAGTACAGTATGTTATCAAGATGATATATAGGTAACGGAATTAGTATGTGGTGGGACACAGCTTATATAGTTTTTGAAAATGGGGCCAATTATTTGCTCACTTACACAAATTCTGGTTGTAATAAAATGTGATGTTGTCTCTTATAGAGCTTTAGCAACTCACCCAGGACAGATTCTTCGAATGAACTGGTAAATTAAACATGGAGCTTCTCCTTACAATCACACAAATCtcataaaacaggaaaagacaGGTGTTTGATACGGTCTCGGTGTAAACTGAAGAACTCTGACAACTTAGAGAAATACAGTACTGCTCTGCATGTCACAACCACCCGGTTCTGAAATTTAGATCCTGTTCAAGTTTTGTTTAAGAGTGGACCAGAGTGGGGAAGGTCACAAGCAGGGAAGAGTGGGGTGGATGAGGAAAATACAAAAGGTgcttaaagaaagaaaagaaaagttaaattaAACAAGTGTTTTCTTATTTCCAGTCCCAttcactcaaacacacagacacctcTTAAGGTCTAATTACAGCCTGTCTTACTTCATGAAAACATGTcgaaataaaatctgtttttttttttcagagcttTAATTCTTGTCATTTAAAGACGAGTCATGGTCCATCCAATGTAGCGCacatagcagcagcagctaggCCTACGAAACACAAATTAACTCCCAAGCTGGGTAATCTTACCATTTGTACAAACTATAGAGTTTAATGGAATAAAATCCCATTTATCTGAAACTGAGGTACGCAACTCAGGTAATGCATCCAGTGGTTGTTCATAAACGCAAAAAACTGTGACAAATCAGGTGATTTATAATCGAAGGGCTTCAATGCACCTGGCAAGTGAAATGTCCCTTTACAACATTACACGTCTCACCAGGCTTATTTTGGCTCCGAGAGCATGAATTAATGGTATCACTGACCAGAAAGCTCCAttcaacattttccattttggaAAAACAGCTGATAGAGTTATTCTACAAGGGAAAGAAGTTATAGGGAACTGAGATGTTGTTAAAATTGCTTATTGTAACTGGCAGACAGCAGCCAGTAGGAAACAATCAGAGGGActacagagaaaataaacagatctgaaaacaaaaagaagtcagaaaaataaatctgtgagAGGCAGATCCATGTACAGGAGACTGCAGTCAGGTTTCATcctcagctctctctctctccaaatGGGAAAACATTTATCTTGGTTAAGCCTAACAACAATGGCTTACACTAAAAAAGCGTCTATTTAAAGTCTAGAAGCCTGAACCGTGTCTATTACCACTAAATAATAAGAACATTTAACTCTCAGTCATTCAGGAGTTTCATCCTCTGcacatccaaaaaaaagtttccGTTCCGTCCTCTTTGCTCGTCATCATCCCTGCAGTTACTCTTCTACATCGACACTCAGCAGACAGGCAGCCAGACTTACATCAATATCcatttacagttacagtttAACCTTTCTTTTTTCGACACCTATGACACCCCCACGCCACCCTCCTCCAAACCTCCTCCTGTGTCTGCGCTAGTCTGACTTGTCCCCGTCCTCCCCTCTGGGCGCCCTCTCTGCAGCGTCTCTGGCCTTGTCCTCCTTCGCCACCTGGGGCTGGCCGTGGGAGTAGTTGGCCAGGATGGAGGAGAGGGACAGCAGGCCGGAGCTGGAGGAGACGGCGGGCAGGGTGGGTGGGGTGAGTCCCAGGGGCAGCGGGGTCACCGGCAGGGCCAGGCCCTGGAGCTGGGACAGGTGTTGCACCTGGAGCTGTTGCTGCAAATACATGAACGGTAAAGACGCAGTGAGTTTAGACACCATAATACTGAGTTGTACATttgtacaaacagaaaaatcccAGTTGATGTTGGGAGAACTACAGATTGTGATGCACAGTGTCTCTGTCTTTAGTAAATTTGAAGCGATGAATTATCACGTCTGTTCATTGTAAAAGTGCATGTTTAGAAgctgaacaaagaaaaaactattGTTATATTCAGCCGATTATGCATTGTTCAGAACGGtggttgtcagtttttctattttttttcaataacaaaTACTCTGTAGCTGTAATAAAATCATGATAATTATTGCACAAAATACAGATGTCTGTGTTTGATACATATCTGTATTCCCTATCTATATTAGCATTAACATCTCTTCTCTTGGTTCAGATATTGTGAAGCTGAGGTGACatataaagctaaaaaaaatagttgtGCTGCAGGGTTAATACATCATTACATATGAAAAACAGTGACAGTGATTGACAGTCAGATGCTTTACTTAAGAAAAAGTACCAGTGCAGCCATGTAAAAAATATGCCATTCCAAGAAAAAGTCTCACAAGAAAAATCCTATTTAAATTCCACAttaagcagcaaaatgtagttaaataatttaagtaaaagtactagTTTGGTGCCTATTACTATATAAGACttcattagattattattattactaaagcatcagtgtgtcagcagcatgtgaCTTGTAGTTGTTGTTGATGGGGCAGCCAGTTTGAATtactttatatccagttttaCATTCAGGGACAGCAGATGAATCTAAGGGTTGTGAGATGACAAGTGGGAGAAGGCATGAGAAAAACTAAGATCCCATCAACAAATCTGCTTTCAATTTTTGGACTGTTTCTATAATACTTGATTTTTGATATTAtggatcatttgaacatttattgtaagaaacagagacaaaaatcacaatttgGTATAACTGCTAACAACTCATAGACATCTCAAATGTGAACCCGAATACACACAGATTTTTGTAAGACATCAGAACCTCGAAAAAGTTTAAACTACttgtttaatctttaacaactagtatttttaaaattttgttatATAATCCATTGTGTCAAATCTTCAAcgtaaaagtaattaaagctgtcaaataaatgtagtcACGTGGAAAGGACAATACTTTTCTCTGAAATGTAGCGGAGTGGAAgtataaagcagcaaaaatagaaatgttcaAGTAGAAGTatagtacttgagtaaatgcaTTTACTTTCCCAAATGAAAACTGGCATTAAACACAAGCAATCACAGATTAATTTCCttctttaaagaaacaaaacagtgtaTATGTACAGACAGTGATGTGAAGAAAAGCGACATGTATGAGGACGGTGCTCTGGTCACGTGACCTGTGAACGCTGACACACTGGCTAGAATGATGGCAGATTGTCTCTGGCAGTCTGATGAAGCCAGAACAGCAGGACACAACATCTGGTGAACACTGACAGTAACAACACAGCATTACAAAACTCAGCCACACTGCTCACCCGTATGATGGAGTTCATCTCAGGAGGTGTGACCTGCTTGGCTCTCTCTATGGCGCCCATGACttgctgttgatgctgaaacaAAGACGTCACACGCTCATACACAAATTTGCAAGTGTTTTGACATGGCTTAAATAATGAAGCACAAAGAAgatttataaaatgttcttgtTATTTATATCAATAACAGAACAAACAGTTGACATATTAAGCCCGTCCAATCCTACTAAATACTTTTGGGggtcatttttattgcattttttagaTATTAGCAATGATAATCAGGTAAGTGACATGTAGAGGAAAATTTCCAACTGGACAGAAACTGTAATCCAAAGCAGGTGAAAGTCGGGAACATTAAGGCGTTACTGTCGTTACCTCCTGTGACAGGTAAGGCAGCACCTGAGCACAGATTCCATTCAGTCTCTTGACTATTTCAGcctataaaacaaaaacaagaaaacatgagGTCAGAATAACAGGCTGTCAAACCTGAGCTACTAGAAGAACGCATAAGGAGACATGGATTACCTGTTTGTGCATTTCAATGTTCAGCCCGTAGGACATTTCATAGTACTAAAATGAACAGAGGATGGCAAAGACGATAATTAAAACCAACGGAAACTCTACTTTCTGTAGCTTTTTATATACTACACACAAACTACCAATCCTTCTGGATAACAATATTTTCTTATATGCGTGTATTTTATACTCTAAGTGGATGATATGTTGAAAACCGTAGatatttttatctctttttcaTGTGATCTGTAGTTGATCACTGGTCCATGACTCATCATGTAGTGAATGAACCTGACGAGGTCACAAAGCAAAATGCGCCCACAGATTTGTGATTATGTTCAACTTAACTAACAAACAGAGACGATATGGATATTCCTCGTGTGTGCAGGTGCTCCTAAGCCGAAGTTGCAAGACTTAAAGACTTACATTCGTATATAACAGGAGCCCAGATGAAGCAAAGCAGCTACATGTTGCTGAGAGTCAAAGTCACACTTACCATGATATAGTGACGCTGCATCTCAGACTTTTCAGAGGCCAGTTTATCACACTCCAACTTCAAACTGAGCAGgaatataaatatatgaattATATTAGAACAAACAATACAGGTAAAGTTGAAAAGTTGCTCTGTGGAGGAAGAGTTTGACATTTGGGGaataatttttatttgacaaccactgacagatgagaAGGATGGCAACGATGCTAACCAATCGCTGTGGCTCCCCCAGCAGGACAACGCGCCCCGCTACACCCAAAAAACTGCTCAAAACTGGCTCAAGAGACATGACAAGGAGATAAAGATGTTAACACAGCCTTAAATTTCCCCTGTTTCCAATCCTATCAAGCATCTGAGGGATGCACGGGAAGAAGCCTGAATCATAGAGGCCAACCAAAGCTATCAAAGCCAATGTCCAACCACAAGAATAAACCCCTAGACGTCCCAAGTCCATGTCCTGACAGGTTAGAGCTGTTTTTGCAGCACAAGGGTCACCTACACCATCGCTAcatcttcttttaaatcactcttGAAGACTTGTTCATGTCAGAAGGCTTTCCCCTAAATTGTCAGTTTCCTTTTTAGCTATTTACTTAGACTGTATTTTCTTCTTGACAACACATTAGAGCTCTACTTTAGATTTAAATTAACTCAgattttaaactgtgttttattttcaggcttttttttaatcatgcaTTGTTTTTAGCGTTTAGTCCTCTTTCACACTTTCACTTGATTgtattttactgtgtgtttttccatttgctgtaaagcactttattattattattattatggcaGCTGATAGGTGTAGACATGAGTATGGTACTTATCCTCTCATCTAGATCCCAGCAAAAAAGAGAATAGgcgtatttcccaaaatgtcaaactatttgTGTACATGCCCTTATGCTAATActagtaaataaaattacatggtattcaaaacattttttctgggttacataaatctgtttttttttttaaggcagtAAGTTTAACCAACATTTTCCTTCCCATGACTACTGTTTAAAGAGCCACTGCAAATACAGGTACATGATGTACTAAATTTCAAAAGATCATCTTAAAATCTAACTAGGATATACCTAAATTAAGGCAAGAAGACAGAAGGTGGCAAAAAACTGAGCTCAAAGTGTAGATGAAAAAATGAACTCCATGCCCTTCTCAAAATGAGATgtatttctgaaaaataaagcctTGAATAGAGGGTTTCCCTCTAAGTCAGTTATTTCCCATAATAACAGACTGTGGGGAAATGTTTCcgtctgacattttattaaactaagcgtgtgtgtggttgtgttacTGCATACCTGTGGTACTGTGCTTGGAGGAACTGGAACTCATCTTTAATGCGGTCACAGGAATCAGAAGTGGTGAACTTGAGAGGTTGACCGGACTGAGAGGACGCctgcaaaacacaacatgatgAGTTTTTATAAATTCTCACAGAGCCCTAAATTGTTTCCACAAAGATCCTCGCACCCAACCTAGTTTATTCTCTTATTGTAGGCTGTAGCTTGGATTTGCAACCTTTGCTTTACCATTGCAACTAGAGAATAAATATCCTTTGCAGACTGCAGGACACTTGTATCATATGTCCTCCCtgctgctgagtgtgtgtgcgttaaTGAAAGTGTATTTGGGTTTGTTTAGAAACAGCAGTTTGACCTCTGAGATTAACCCCTTGAGAGGATAGCCAAAATGAAGGTCGGCCTGAACTGAGCCTCACGTCTGAGTCTGCAGCACAAAATGAGATAAAGGAGGAGACAGCATGTTTGACTAATAGCACGCTGCTATCAACCAGAGCTCCAAGGACGCCCACAGATGTCTTaaagaaactgaaattaaacatcTGTCGGCACAGAAACACCAGCTCAGCTCTTTCGGAACCCGCAAAGTGTGCTGATTGAGGAATTGTGTTTACAGAAGGCTAAGTGAGCCCATGCTGACCATATGCGAGAGGTATTTAGAGGCTGCATTAGAAGTCTGGTTATGTATAGACTACACTTAAACCATCAGTCCAAAGCTGTAATCCAGGATTTATCTAGTTCCCTAAACCTCATTACTCTCTAAATAAGTGGCACAAGGGCAAGAGGTTTCCAGCTGGATTATGGGACTCAGAGAAGATGGAGTCATGCGGGTACAAAGATGTCAAAACTCATGCGGTGAAGTGCAAAAGTAGTGCTGAAACTGGGCTTTTCATGAGCTGAATAACAGGAAAATAGTGTGGATCAATTAAATCTTCAGAGCAACTGCTCTTACTATGTGCTACTGAAACGTGAGGCAGGCTTAAGAAACCATAAAATGAACCGagtaacataaaaaaacaattgCTGGATCAATCTACACTTCATGTACAGTTATTAGGAAAGTGAATATTCTAATTTCATCAGAACTTAGAAGCACATTTTCCAATTCAAAATAGCATAAACTTGCATGCTTGTTGGATTTTATCTTCCTCAGGTAATACATATTCGAGAAATGAGGGAGGAAGCAGACTAAAGTGATTAAACTTGTATATTAAAGGTGTGCATGTTTATCAGGCAGCTtcttgctttatttaaaaacaaagagaaagagattTAACTGATGCT is a window from the Amphiprion ocellaris isolate individual 3 ecotype Okinawa chromosome 20, ASM2253959v1, whole genome shotgun sequence genome containing:
- the LOC111567718 gene encoding TLE family member 5-like, which codes for MMFPQSRHSASSQSGQPLKFTTSDSCDRIKDEFQFLQAQYHSLKLECDKLASEKSEMQRHYIMYYEMSYGLNIEMHKQAEIVKRLNGICAQVLPYLSQEHQQQVMGAIERAKQVTPPEMNSIIRQQLQVQHLSQLQGLALPVTPLPLGLTPPTLPAVSSSSGLLSLSSILANYSHGQPQVAKEDKARDAAERAPRGEDGDKSD